One Salminus brasiliensis chromosome 5, fSalBra1.hap2, whole genome shotgun sequence DNA segment encodes these proteins:
- the adar gene encoding double-stranded RNA-specific adenosine deaminase, translated as MSRGRGGPPNEHQQFSFPPHQGKPRLGFFSQTLQTHPRTPRIPSPSSGVARFHPPPLYSYPDSPGASPRGPTYPVASSTPPVPGPSQADPRNPAPNGVGRKDEAADFRQQQVLFLRGQSAQAPKFRAAQQGDPSNFTGNHQQQTGYYPSYVQRGGYRRDRPNWQRASPIGYPPGVRKPPGCEYSSSLGQQHQYKRGHWDRRLDHNVSLLSSGFRDLSLEEGRFAKAERSAAASSCSSPGSRASSSLPAVRHSLHLTTDIQKQIFSSLALLGPGETIQAKVLAKKLHLPKKIVNQALYALSSSRQAVKEGDTPPLWRLCRKGEAEPSKETFRQNTGYRVSSENKVPPGTSVKPDNDSRSEASAAVEASGSSSEESEDFQKETYFEAFGSGQDQETFPTTTQAAIFGVTMEAKDNKERIMQYLYEAGKASALLIAKNLGLRNAKQVNPMLYAMEKQGDLSKEAGVRPPSWELTAHRRDKMDRQRKAAVAVSQGELVPLVRSEKITLETVEVSSLSGVSAEPIEPMEQESTDKQAVLGNGTRMSHVDTIPGLERISPDPSYASFPRAAHRSSYYQTDDRNGGGQSQWASDEIPEYLNTIRSEVAVSLAAPPAPALSSEASKLQKLREARSKNAVSGLMEYAQYLGHNCEFLLLDQSGPSHDPRFRMQVMLDGRRFPIAEASNKKVAKKDAAALTLRILSRELEGTSGEEEEEENQPATAEMNDFTEDNFECMDEPPKALSRSLPGGKNPVSVLMEHSQRTGNSIEFLNTGQEGPPHDPRFMFRVKIGDNLFPQASAPSKKAARQLAAEEAVKVLLAEGQLQLNKPQYAFCPLGDGESPPAMPPCPSLPPLTAAELQAAHEAGVGDLINHLNNNAVSGLLEYARSRGFAAEIRLVGQSGPPHEPRFTYQAKLGGRWFPAVCASNKKQGKQEAADAALRVLIGEAEKAARTGELTPELPVSGSTMHDQLAMLSHQRFNALTTRIQHSLLGRKILATIIMRRGGDSLGTVVSLGTGNRCVKGEELSLKGDTVNDCHAEIISRRGFIRFLYSELMKHWDSPAEDSIFEVAEDNKLKIKSDITFHLYISTAPCGDGALFDKSCSEAAEVTGSAHMPLFENAKQGKLRTKVENGEGTIPVESSAIVPTWDGIQHGERLRTMSCSDKILRWNVLGLQGALLSHFLHPVYLSSITLGYLYSHGHLTRAVCCRLARDGEFSKSLPPNFTLNHPEVGRVSVYDSTRHTGKTKESSVNWSLPDKLSVEVLDGTKGKVDSAKLEVSRVSKSNLYRLFCEVCQRSGRADLLALPSYAHAKMGATSFQQAKVQFFQALGQQGYGAWIGKPLEEKSFEAGENERGISTLDSYYTATQGSRENERVSEGGKV; from the exons ATGAGCAGAGGTAGAGGAGGGCCTCCCAACGAGCACCAGCAATTCTCCTTCCCGCCCCATCAAGGAAAGCCCAGATTAGGATTCTTCTCCCAAACATTACAGACTCATCCCAGAACCCCTCGTATCCCAAGCCCCAGCTCCGGCGTTGCTAGGTTTCACCCTCCGCCCCTTTACTCATACCCAGACTCTCCAGGAGCATCACCCCGTGGCCCTACCTATCCTGTAGCTTCTTCCACTCCTCCTGTGCCTGGACCTTCCCAAGCTGACCCTCGGAACCCTGCGCCAAATGGAGTAGGACGTAAAGACGAAGCAGCGGACTTTCGCCAGCAGCAGGTTCTGTTCCTTCGGGGCCAGAGTGCCCAGGCGCCCAAATTCAGGGCGGCCCAACAGGGAGATCCATCTAATTTCACTGGAAATCACCAGCAACAGACAGGATATTACCCTAGCTACGTGCAAAGAGGGGGCTATAGAAGGGACAGGCCAAATTGGCAAAGGGCGTCGCCCATTGGGTACCCTCCTGGTGTGAGGAAACCACCTGGGTGCGAGTACTCCTCATCATTAGGTCAGCAGCATCAGTATAAGAGAGGTCACTGGGACCGCCGATTAGACCACAACGTCTCTTTGCTGTCTTCAGGCTTTCGTGACCTGTCGCTAGAGGAGGGCCGCTTTGCAAAGGCTGAACGCTCAGCTGCAGCCTCATCCTGTAGTAGTCCCGGGAGTAGGGCTTCCAGTTCGCTCCCCGCAGTCCGACATTCCCTGCATTTGACTACTGACATCCAGAAGCAGATCTTTAGTTCTTTGGCCTTACTCGGGCCAGGAGAGACCATCCAGGCCAAGGTCTTGGCCAAAAAGCTTCACTTGCCCAAGAAGATTGTAAACCAAGCCTTGTATGCATTATCCAGCTCGCGCCAAGCAGTGAAGGAAGGAGACACTCCTCCTCTTTGGAGACTTTGTAGGAAGGGTGAAGCTGAACCCTCTAAAGAAACCTTTAGACAGAACACAGGGTACAGGGTCAGCTCTGAAAACAAGGTTCCTCCAGGTACATCCGTAAAACCAGACAACGACTCTCGCAGTGAGGCCTCAGCTGCTGTAGAGGCCAGTGGTTCTTCCAGTGAAGAATCTGAAGATTTTCAAAAAGAAACTTATTTTGAAGCGTTTGGTTCTGGCCAGGATCAAGAGACTTTTCCAACTACTACACAGGCAGCAATTTTTGGCGTTACAATGGAAGCTAAAGATAACAAAGAACGGATCATGCAGTACCTCTATGAGGCAGGCAAGGCCAGTGCGCTGTTGATCGCCAAAAACCTCGGGTTGCGAAATGCCAAACAAGTCAATCCGATGCTCTATGCCATGGAGAAACAGGGTGATCTCAGCAAGGAGGCTGGTGTCAGGCCTCCCTCTTGGGAGCTCACAGCCCATCGCCGTGATAAGATGGACCGGCAACGGAAAGCTGCCGTCGCGGTAAGCCAAGGGGAGTTGGTGCCTCTTGTTAGATCGGAGAAGATTACCTTAGAGACTGTAGAAGTGTCTAGCTTGTCAGGAGTGTCTGCTGAGCCCATTGAGCCCATGGAGCAGGAATCAACCGACAAGCAAGCAGTCTTGGGGAATGGAACTCGCATGTCGCATGTTGACACCATACCTGGCCTTGAGCGCATATCCCCAGACCCCAGTTACGCCTCCTTCCCTCGCGCTGCCCATCGCTCATCATACTACCAGACGGACGATAGGAACGGCGGAGGGCAGTCACAGTGGGCATCAGACGAAATCCCAGAGTACCTCAACACGATTCGGTCGGAGGTGGCCGTGTCGTTGGCCGCACCTCCAGCTCCGGCTCTAAGTTCAGAGGCCAGCAAACTACAGAAGCTGAGGGAGGCCCGCAGCAAGAATGCTGTCAGTGGCCTGATGGAGTACGCCCAGTACCTTGGTCACAATTGTGAATTCCTCCTACTGGACCAGTCAGGACCCTCGCATGACCCCAG ATTCCGGATGCAGGTGATGCTTGACGGGCGCAGGTTTCCGATAGCGGAAGCCTCAAACAAGAAAGTGGCAAAGAAGGATGCTGCTGCATTGACCCTTCGCATTCTCTCCAGAGAGCTCGAAGGGACGAGcggcgaggaggaggaggaagaaaatCAGCCGGCTACAGCGGAAATGAATGACTTTACTGAGGATAACTTT GAGTGCATGGACGAGCCCCCGAAGGCACTGTCTCGCTCGCTCCCCGGAGGAAAGAATCCCGTTTCGGTTTTAATGGAGCACAGTCAGCGCACTGGCAACTCCATCGAGTTTCTCAACACTGGACAGGAGGGACCGCCGCACGACCCGCG gttcatgttccGAGTAAAGATCGGGGACAACTTGTTCCCACAAGCCTCAGCACCAAGCAAGAAGGCAGCGCGGCAGCTGGCAGCGGAGGAAGCCGTGAAGGTGCTGTTGGCAGAAGGACAACTGCAGCTCAACAAG CCCCAGTATGCCTTCTGCCCTCTGGGTGATGGAGAGTCTCCCCCGGCGATGCCCCCTTGCCCCTCGCTGCCCCCGTTGACGGCGGCTGAGCTGCAGGCGGCCCATGAGGCTGGAGTCGGCGACCTCATTAACCATCTGAACAACAATGCCGTGTCGGGCCTGCTGGAGTACGCCCGCTCGCGAGGCTTCGCCGCAGAGATCCGTCTGGTGGGCCAGTCTGGACCTCCACATGAGCCCAG GTTTACCTACCAGGCTAAACTGGGAGGCCGCTGGTTCCCTGCTGTTTGCGCCAGCAACAAGAAACAGGGGAAGCAGGAGGCTGCTGACGCAGCTCTCCGGGTCTTGATAGGAGAGGCTGAAAAAGCAGCACGCACTGGAGAGCTCACACCTGAg TTACCGGTGTCAGGCAGCACCATGCATGATCAGCTCGCCATGCTGAGTCATCAGCGTTTCAATGCACTGACCACTCGTATCCAGCACAGCCTTCTGGGTAGGAAAATCCTTGCCACAATCATCATGAGGAGAGGAGGTGACAGCCTGGGTACAGTCGTCAGCCTCGGGACAG GAAACCGCTGCGTGAAAGGAGAGGAACTGAGCCTAAAAGGGGACACGGTTAACGACTGCCACGCCGAAATCATCTCCAGAAGAGGCTTCATCCG GTTTTTGTACAGCGAGTTGATGAAACACTGGGACAGTCCTGCAGAGGACAGCATATTTGAGGTTGCCGAGGACAACAAGCTTAAGATTAAATCTGATATCACCTTCCATCTGTACATCAG CACTGCTCCGTGTGGGGACGGCGCACTCTTTGATAAATCATGCAGCGAGGCAGCAGAGGTCACAGGCTCGGCTCACATGCCGCTCTTTGAGAATGCTAAACAGGGCAAGCTTCGGACCAAAGTGGAAAACG GTGAAGGCACAATTCCAGTGGAGTCGAGTGCCATCGTGCCCACATGGGACGGCATCCAGCACGGAGAGCGTCTGAGGACCATGAGCTGCAGCGACAAGATCCTGCGCTGGAACGTGTTGGGCCTGCAGGGGGCGCTGCTCAGCCACTTCCTTCACCCTGTCTACCTGAGCTCCATCACCTTAG GTTACCTGTACAGTCACGGTCACCTGACGCGAGCAGTGTGCTGCCGATTGGCCAGAGACGGAGAGTTCAGCAAAAGCCTGCCTCCAAACTTCACCCTTAACCATCCTGAG GTGGGCCGTGTGAGTGTGTACGACTCCACCCGCCACACAGGAAAGACCAAAGAGTCAAGTGTGAATTGGAGCCTCCCCGACAAGTTGAGCGTCGAAGTGCTGGACGGGACCAAAGGGAAGGTGGACAG tGCAAAGCTAGAGGTGTCCCGTGTCTCCAAGTCCAACCTCTACCGCCTGTTCTGTGAGGTGTGCCAGCGCTCGGGCAGAGCGGACTTGCTGGCCCTGCCCTCGTATGCCCACGCCAAGATGGGGGCCACCTCCTTCCAGCAAGCCAAGGTGCAGTTCTTTCAGGCGCTGGGACAGCAGGGCTACGGAGCCTGGATCGGAAAACCGCTGGAGGAGAAGAGCTTTGAGGCCGGAGAGAACGAAAGAGGCATCAGCACCCTGGACAGCTACTACACGGCTACTCAGGGAAGCAGAGAGAACGAACgagtgagtgaaggagggaAAGTGTAG